The Terriglobales bacterium genome includes the window CCGCCGATATCACGCCGCTCAACTCCTGATAGCCCGAGACGATCGGGAAGAAGTAGATCCTTATGCCGCCGTAGTAGAGCAGAAGTCCGGCGATTACCTGAACCCCGAACTTCACCCTCGGCGGTAGGGATTTCAGGTCGTCATAAAGCCCGAGCACAAACATCAGGCACGCCGGCGCCAGCACCGCGAAAGTCGTGTACAGTCCGAAGCCAGTCACGTGACCGCGCAGTCGCCAAAAGGCTACGTAGCTCACCGCCACCACGAGAAACGAAATGCAGATCGCTACGCCGCCCAGGCGCGGAATCGGGCTGGAGTGCATGTCACGATTGCGCGGGGTCGTGCACGTCCAGCCAAAGCGCATCGCCGTGTTGCGCACGTAGTGCGTAAGCACTGAGGACAGCAGCAACGCAGTGATGAAAAGTCCCAGTAGGTACACGAAGCTGTTCCTGCCGGCCTATTTGGTTCCCCAACCGCGACCGACGTTGATTTACTCAGCTTCTTTCGTGAGTGACTGAACTATAGTCATCACCTTAGAAGAGGAGCAATCTGTATTAAGCATGACGAATCAGGCTAGCTAACGCATGTGATGTATAGGTGGAATGGCAGGAAAAAATGAGGTCAGAAATGTCAAAAAGGGAAACTTAGCAATTCAGATGCCGAGCTTTTTCACTTCTTCGTTATAGTACTTGCGGTAGAGAATATCCCACTCTACGCTGCCCTCGGTGATGGTTCGCCGTTGGCTCTCGATCTTCTGGCGCGCGGCCGCGTCGATCTTCTCTTCTTCCTTCAGCAACTCTTCAAGCAGACGGCGGACTTCCAGCCGGATGGTGTTCTTGTCCTCAATGAACTCGATGTCGTCCATTTGCGCCAGGCCCTCGGCCACAGCTCGAGCCACCACATTTACTTTGTCTCGGGAAAGCCTGCTCATAGCACCGCCTTGTACTT containing:
- a CDS encoding DUF507 family protein, which translates into the protein MSRLSRDKVNVVARAVAEGLAQMDDIEFIEDKNTIRLEVRRLLEELLKEEEKIDAAARQKIESQRRTITEGSVEWDILYRKYYNEEVKKLGI